Proteins encoded together in one Pseudoalteromonas xiamenensis window:
- a CDS encoding glutathione S-transferase family protein: MYTLYYMTGACSLATQVVLRELGVEFKLINKDSVEDFKAINPVGAVPVLLDNGKKYTEGAAILLHLLDKHANNLFPASGDAREEAIQNLLFANATMHPAYSKLFFIGQSMTDTEVKQAALESAAQSINQLWKVVEAKLANQPFLGGNHYSAADILLTVYHSWGQYFPVDIVIGDKTAKLIDTVSNLPSFKASQEAEQQN; this comes from the coding sequence ATGTATACACTTTATTATATGACGGGCGCTTGTTCTCTAGCGACTCAAGTAGTACTTCGCGAGCTAGGCGTTGAATTCAAGCTAATCAACAAAGACTCTGTAGAAGATTTCAAAGCTATCAACCCAGTTGGCGCGGTACCAGTACTTTTAGACAACGGCAAAAAGTACACTGAAGGCGCTGCAATTTTGCTACATCTTTTAGATAAGCACGCAAACAACCTATTCCCGGCGTCTGGTGATGCACGTGAAGAAGCAATTCAAAACCTACTTTTTGCTAATGCAACAATGCATCCTGCGTACAGCAAGCTATTCTTCATCGGTCAATCAATGACTGACACGGAAGTGAAACAAGCTGCTCTAGAAAGTGCTGCACAGTCAATCAACCAACTATGGAAAGTGGTTGAAGCTAAATTAGCAAACCAACCTTTCCTTGGCGGTAACCACTACTCTGCTGCAGATATTCTTTTAACCGTTTATCACTCATGGGGTCAGTACTTCCCAGTGGATATCGTTATTGGTGACAAAACTGCGAAGCTTATCGACACAGTTAGCAATCTACCTAGCTTCAAAGCTTCTCAAGAAGCTGAACAGCAAAACTAG
- a CDS encoding NAD(P)/FAD-dependent oxidoreductase encodes MNSETCLIIGAGQAASQLAFSLRKEGWLGSITLLGAEAEAPYQKPVLSKEFLFSEKTADDIAIKSTGAYEKKAIHVHRHATVTKIDRATKQVTLSDGQQLHYDKLAICTGATPRHLTIAGYNKANIFYLNSFIDAQSLRSTIAVQQPKKAVIVGGGFIGLEIASSLRKLGIDVTLIETESRILARVSAPEISAYFTSLHQQAGVNIVLNTKVTAFKGGDTVSGVECDNGTHFDADLVLVGIGVTPNSMLAEDAKLDVNNGIVVDARGLTSDPDIVAAGDCTVQYHPQSGRHLRIESIQNAVFQAKKAAATLCQKTIPNEETPWFWSDQYQTKLQIAGLSLQYTHTIKRGTNDKFSLWYFDGEKLQAVDCINNPKDFLFAKKALTKHLPLDQNKLKAQDTPLEEACLTELEPL; translated from the coding sequence ATGAACTCTGAAACTTGCCTCATCATCGGTGCCGGTCAGGCCGCATCGCAACTTGCATTTAGCTTAAGAAAAGAAGGCTGGCTTGGCTCGATCACGTTGCTTGGCGCAGAGGCCGAAGCGCCATATCAAAAACCCGTTCTATCAAAAGAATTCTTATTTAGCGAAAAAACAGCAGATGATATCGCGATAAAAAGTACTGGGGCGTATGAAAAAAAGGCCATTCACGTACATCGACACGCTACAGTCACCAAAATAGACAGAGCGACCAAACAGGTCACGTTATCAGATGGACAGCAGCTACATTACGACAAGCTCGCAATATGTACCGGAGCAACACCTAGGCATCTCACAATTGCAGGATACAACAAAGCAAACATCTTCTACCTAAACAGTTTTATTGATGCTCAGTCTTTACGTTCCACGATTGCAGTGCAGCAGCCAAAAAAAGCGGTGATCGTCGGCGGTGGTTTTATTGGTCTTGAGATTGCCAGCAGTCTTCGCAAACTCGGTATAGATGTCACCTTGATTGAAACTGAAAGCCGTATTCTTGCGCGCGTTTCTGCACCTGAAATTTCTGCCTATTTCACCTCTTTGCATCAACAAGCGGGTGTAAACATTGTACTGAATACAAAAGTCACGGCATTTAAAGGCGGTGATACCGTCTCGGGTGTGGAGTGCGACAACGGTACGCACTTTGATGCCGACCTTGTCCTCGTTGGGATTGGCGTAACGCCAAATAGCATGCTTGCTGAAGACGCAAAACTTGATGTAAATAATGGCATTGTAGTCGATGCCAGAGGCTTAACAAGCGATCCGGATATTGTCGCTGCGGGCGATTGTACCGTTCAGTATCACCCGCAAAGTGGTCGCCATCTTCGCATCGAATCGATTCAAAATGCGGTTTTTCAAGCAAAGAAAGCGGCAGCAACACTTTGCCAAAAAACGATACCAAATGAAGAAACGCCTTGGTTTTGGTCAGATCAATATCAAACAAAACTGCAGATTGCGGGTCTGAGTTTGCAATATACTCACACAATAAAACGAGGCACCAACGATAAATTTTCACTGTGGTATTTTGATGGTGAAAAACTGCAAGCTGTTGATTGTATCAACAACCCAAAAGACTTCTTATTTGCGAAAAAAGCGCTTACCAAGCACCTTCCTCTTGATCAGAACAAGTTGAAAGCGCAAGATACGCCTCTTGAAGAGGCATGCCTAACTGAATTAGAACCCCTGTAA
- a CDS encoding phytanoyl-CoA dioxygenase family protein, with product MRKLNPDFQLTADHVEKYQRQGFVVLKQFFSLEMIEFLKARVNDEFETPTDHYQKGFDKLRYDLCNGDETIFELLEEEMFQNVMLSLCQEDLFYTQGVGFSLKRSEPGKVNKGFTWHIESQSFGFNRAEDNGTTLWAPLHAIDSKKQRGGMCYVPRDIISGEFMYDFIDPAVFRCMDEHIKSGGIEFEDYVALRDDPLNSGGIARLLEYFSIEDDFELGDVILFDKYVLHRSAPLEAGPLEARDAFSLRFISADSRYDKERAEMIEIPRNYYGYEGPTKFHLEICKEDNELIVESAYFDADRERRFIRADANFYDNVKPSKLEEVA from the coding sequence ATGAGAAAGTTAAACCCAGATTTCCAACTAACAGCGGATCATGTCGAGAAATACCAACGTCAAGGATTCGTTGTATTAAAGCAATTCTTCTCGCTAGAGATGATTGAGTTTTTGAAAGCACGTGTAAACGATGAGTTTGAAACGCCAACAGACCACTACCAAAAAGGGTTTGATAAGTTGCGTTATGATCTTTGTAACGGTGACGAAACGATTTTTGAATTACTTGAAGAAGAAATGTTCCAAAACGTGATGTTGTCACTGTGCCAAGAAGACTTGTTCTACACGCAAGGCGTGGGTTTTAGCTTAAAACGCAGTGAACCAGGTAAAGTAAACAAAGGCTTTACATGGCACATCGAATCACAAAGCTTTGGTTTTAACCGTGCAGAAGACAACGGTACGACGCTTTGGGCACCATTACATGCAATCGATAGTAAGAAGCAACGTGGTGGTATGTGCTACGTGCCGCGTGACATCATCTCGGGTGAATTCATGTATGACTTCATTGACCCAGCTGTATTCAGATGTATGGATGAACACATCAAGTCAGGTGGTATTGAATTTGAAGACTACGTAGCACTTCGTGACGACCCATTAAACTCAGGTGGTATTGCTCGTTTGCTTGAATACTTCTCAATCGAAGATGATTTTGAGCTTGGTGATGTCATTCTATTCGACAAGTACGTTTTACACCGCAGTGCACCTTTAGAAGCAGGTCCACTTGAAGCACGTGATGCGTTCTCATTACGTTTTATTTCAGCAGATTCTCGTTATGACAAAGAGCGTGCAGAAATGATTGAAATTCCACGTAATTACTATGGTTACGAAGGTCCAACAAAGTTCCACTTAGAAATTTGTAAAGAAGACAACGAACTGATTGTTGAAAGTGCCTATTTTGATGCAGATCGCGAGCGCCGTTTCATCCGCGCAGACGCGAATTTTTACGATAATGTGAAGCCAAGCAAACTTGAAGAAGTCGCGTAA
- a CDS encoding DsbA family oxidoreductase — MKNLKIEYVHDIDCSWCPINYANLKTAIKALNDEVSVEIEFLPYEVKPNFKVEGEKISTHLMKLNGWNEQQHAEYRESLLRTAAQAGVKIDFSKRTHYYNTSLGHRLVHFASLSNKQAAMNELLIEGYFEKGLNPTKVEQLLALAERLDLDLSEAKQALTAQFQEPALVEKYQRARQITTRGVPALRINGKQVVIGTRPPEYFIDLLRNIET, encoded by the coding sequence ATGAAAAATTTAAAAATTGAGTATGTTCACGACATCGATTGCTCATGGTGTCCGATCAACTACGCAAATTTAAAAACCGCAATTAAAGCGCTTAACGATGAAGTGAGCGTTGAGATTGAATTTCTTCCTTATGAAGTAAAACCAAACTTCAAAGTGGAAGGTGAAAAAATCAGTACGCATCTCATGAAGCTAAATGGCTGGAATGAGCAACAGCATGCGGAATACAGAGAAAGTCTATTAAGAACCGCGGCTCAAGCTGGCGTCAAAATCGACTTTTCAAAACGCACGCATTACTACAATACCTCGCTTGGTCACCGCTTGGTGCATTTTGCAAGCCTGTCGAACAAACAAGCTGCAATGAATGAGCTATTGATTGAAGGGTACTTTGAAAAAGGCCTTAACCCAACAAAAGTAGAACAATTGTTGGCGCTAGCAGAGCGTCTAGATCTAGATCTAAGTGAAGCTAAACAAGCGCTTACTGCGCAGTTTCAAGAACCTGCTTTAGTTGAAAAGTACCAACGTGCAAGACAAATCACGACACGGGGTGTTCCGGCACTTCGTATTAACGGCAAACAAGTGGTTATCGGTACTCGACCACCTGAATATTTCATCGATTTACTTCGAAATATTGAGACCTAA
- a CDS encoding LuxR C-terminal-related transcriptional regulator, producing MDIKKFSSLAKRTTSISCFESIHLLCEEFAKLANMKQFIFTIVENNSLYSSKLRNFSNLSDEVKNDIKSSSEGESAFINCQLDNYTPQHWNATSSKGDSDVKMVATFFSKYGFSCGVNIPIKAKSGDLAFFNLVCETPLDANELDSILVFAHTFSSYLFASYVRIKEECGAVSKLSPRENDCLFWACEGKTAWEISKIIGLSQRTVTFHLMNIISKLQANNRQHAVALAIMKGIVKPTFRNVQV from the coding sequence ATGGATATTAAAAAGTTCTCTAGTTTAGCAAAAAGAACAACATCTATCAGCTGTTTCGAAAGCATTCATTTATTATGTGAAGAGTTTGCTAAATTAGCAAACATGAAGCAATTTATATTCACCATCGTTGAGAATAACTCATTATACTCATCAAAACTTAGAAATTTTTCAAACCTTTCTGATGAAGTAAAAAATGATATTAAATCGAGTAGCGAAGGTGAAAGTGCATTTATTAATTGCCAATTAGATAATTACACTCCACAACATTGGAATGCAACAAGTTCTAAGGGTGATTCTGATGTAAAAATGGTTGCAACGTTCTTCAGTAAATATGGTTTCTCTTGTGGGGTTAATATCCCAATAAAAGCAAAAAGTGGTGACTTAGCCTTTTTTAACTTGGTATGTGAAACACCTCTGGACGCCAATGAGTTGGATTCAATTCTCGTGTTTGCACATACCTTTTCCTCTTATTTGTTCGCAAGTTATGTGCGAATAAAAGAAGAATGCGGCGCAGTAAGTAAACTCTCACCACGTGAAAACGACTGTTTATTTTGGGCATGCGAAGGAAAAACGGCATGGGAAATCTCCAAAATCATTGGTCTTTCACAACGCACTGTGACCTTTCATTTGATGAATATCATCTCAAAATTGCAAGCAAATAACAGACAGCACGCTGTCGCTCTCGCGATCATGAAAGGGATCGTGAAACCAACTTTTAGAAACGTACAAGTCTAG
- a CDS encoding benzoate/H(+) symporter BenE family transporter codes for MANLFKVVKEIAKDMSLSAINAGFVTVLVGFTSSVVIVFQAAQALGANPQQISSWILALGLGMGISGIALSIRYKTPITTAWSTSGAAMLVTGASGASLNEAIGAFVLTGVLISIAGFSGLFERVMKKIPLSLAAAMLSGVLLDFGINAFSAMQSNLVLVLAMLLVFIVCQKFSARYSVILALLVGCLIAYNQGIIQAQSLDFVITKPEFIMPEFSMQAFIGITIPLFIVTMASQNLPGLSVLRASDYKDTPVSPLIAWTGVSTTVLSVFGAYAINLATITSAICVGKEAHPDPSKRYVAAIAAGFFYILTGIFGAAVVQAFTIFPEALILAIAGIALLGTIGNALNSAVQDESNRQAAMITFLVTASGISFMGIGSAFWGIIAGVFAMLVNHPRFVTFFSSKWAKKSKAAQFEVSK; via the coding sequence ATGGCTAATTTATTTAAAGTAGTTAAAGAGATAGCGAAGGATATGTCTCTTTCAGCAATTAATGCTGGATTCGTGACGGTATTGGTGGGTTTCACCAGTTCAGTTGTTATTGTTTTTCAAGCCGCTCAGGCACTTGGCGCTAACCCACAGCAAATCAGTTCGTGGATTTTGGCATTAGGCCTAGGGATGGGAATTTCAGGTATTGCCCTCTCCATCCGTTATAAAACCCCCATTACCACTGCTTGGTCGACATCCGGTGCGGCGATGCTGGTGACGGGCGCATCTGGTGCTAGCCTGAACGAAGCAATAGGTGCCTTTGTGCTGACTGGTGTGTTGATCAGTATCGCTGGATTTAGCGGGCTGTTTGAGCGCGTGATGAAGAAAATCCCACTCTCGCTTGCTGCTGCGATGTTGTCGGGCGTATTGCTGGACTTCGGTATTAATGCATTCTCGGCGATGCAATCAAACTTAGTGCTGGTACTGGCGATGTTGTTAGTGTTTATCGTATGTCAGAAGTTTTCGGCACGCTACTCGGTGATCTTAGCTTTATTAGTGGGCTGTTTAATTGCCTACAACCAAGGAATCATTCAGGCTCAAAGCCTTGATTTTGTGATAACGAAACCTGAATTCATTATGCCTGAGTTTAGTATGCAGGCTTTTATCGGTATTACGATCCCGCTGTTCATCGTAACGATGGCATCGCAAAATCTACCAGGTCTTTCCGTATTGCGTGCCTCTGATTACAAAGATACGCCCGTTTCTCCGCTTATCGCATGGACCGGTGTGAGTACAACTGTGCTGTCCGTGTTCGGTGCTTACGCCATCAACCTCGCAACGATTACTTCAGCAATTTGTGTCGGCAAAGAAGCGCATCCAGATCCAAGCAAGCGTTATGTCGCGGCTATTGCAGCGGGTTTTTTCTATATTTTAACGGGGATTTTTGGCGCGGCAGTAGTCCAAGCGTTTACGATTTTTCCTGAAGCTCTCATCCTTGCAATTGCCGGCATCGCTCTACTTGGCACAATAGGTAATGCGTTGAATTCAGCCGTACAGGATGAGTCAAATCGTCAGGCGGCGATGATCACCTTCTTAGTGACGGCCTCAGGTATTTCGTTTATGGGAATAGGCTCTGCATTTTGGGGTATAATTGCAGGCGTGTTTGCGATGCTCGTGAATCACCCTCGTTTTGTGACGTTCTTTAGCTCAAAATGGGCAAAAAAGAGTAAAGCGGCTCAATTCGAAGTCTCGAAATAG
- a CDS encoding TSUP family transporter → MDLFFGYEIWVVVTLVFVALCAGYIDAIAGGGGVLQVPALLLCGVSPISSLATNKVVSMVGTSFVVLKYSLNKLIKWRYVALAIIPCFLGSILGSKLAILAPDWFLEGLILTSIVIALVFTRLVKTDHHVENQPQSKPKFVSLLTGIGVYDGLAGPGTGSFMVLATNKSLRYDLLVSTAIAKPINLTTNVAATLVFVFAGKVVWPIAIPMLIANSIGGWIGGHAAVAKGAGFVKKILSFVLIAMLSANVGKLVFNF, encoded by the coding sequence ATGGATTTATTCTTTGGATATGAAATTTGGGTGGTAGTCACACTTGTCTTTGTCGCGCTGTGCGCTGGCTATATCGATGCCATCGCTGGCGGCGGCGGAGTATTGCAAGTGCCAGCATTACTGTTATGTGGTGTGAGTCCTATTTCATCACTAGCGACGAACAAAGTGGTTTCGATGGTAGGCACCAGCTTTGTAGTACTTAAATATTCGCTCAACAAGTTAATCAAATGGCGTTATGTCGCATTGGCTATCATACCTTGTTTCTTGGGATCGATTTTAGGTAGCAAGTTAGCCATTTTAGCTCCTGATTGGTTTTTAGAAGGCTTGATTCTGACCAGCATCGTGATTGCGCTCGTGTTTACGCGACTAGTAAAAACGGATCACCACGTTGAAAACCAGCCGCAGAGTAAGCCTAAGTTTGTGTCACTCTTAACGGGTATTGGCGTGTACGACGGATTAGCAGGACCAGGTACGGGCTCTTTTATGGTGTTGGCGACCAACAAAAGCCTGCGTTACGACTTGTTGGTGTCTACCGCCATTGCCAAACCGATTAACTTGACCACCAATGTTGCTGCGACACTCGTGTTTGTGTTTGCGGGCAAAGTAGTGTGGCCGATAGCCATCCCTATGTTAATCGCCAACTCTATCGGTGGTTGGATTGGCGGACACGCGGCAGTTGCTAAAGGCGCAGGATTTGTGAAGAAAATACTGAGTTTTGTGCTTATTGCCATGCTCTCTGCTAACGTTGGGAAATTGGTGTTTAACTTCTAG
- a CDS encoding LysR family transcriptional regulator: MDRLGAMEIFIRLSELGSFTAVAEEANLSKSKISKEISKLEEYVGARLLHRSTRHLQLTSLGMIYLKRCKSILREVEEAHSDIQLIQKRPAGKLKISLPMALGLTELSPIFTEFMRLYPHIELEVFLSDESIDLIEQGFDVGFRAASATFDSNYVGKKLTQFNYHVVASPEYLSAHAPILLPEDLERHNCFVYRYFRKKNVWPVGQGVAVNGSLKANSTIFMLDLVRAGHGIGFFPDFVCQKAIDDGEIVSILSEHNTAKLTLYAMYPARHHVPTSLRHFLDFFEQWFKKKNDLKSSN; the protein is encoded by the coding sequence ATGGATAGATTAGGGGCGATGGAGATTTTTATCCGTCTATCAGAGTTAGGCAGTTTTACCGCTGTGGCGGAAGAAGCAAACTTGTCTAAATCTAAAATAAGCAAAGAAATAAGTAAGTTAGAAGAATATGTTGGGGCGCGTTTGTTACACCGATCGACACGCCATTTGCAGCTCACGTCACTTGGCATGATTTACTTGAAGCGTTGTAAAAGCATTTTGCGCGAAGTGGAAGAAGCCCATTCTGACATTCAATTAATTCAAAAACGTCCAGCCGGAAAACTAAAAATTAGCCTCCCGATGGCATTGGGTTTGACAGAACTGTCACCCATTTTCACCGAGTTTATGCGTTTGTATCCGCATATTGAGCTCGAAGTTTTTTTAAGTGATGAATCAATTGATCTCATCGAACAGGGATTTGATGTCGGATTTCGTGCCGCGAGTGCGACATTCGATTCAAACTATGTGGGTAAAAAATTAACGCAATTCAACTATCACGTGGTTGCTTCACCTGAGTATTTGTCTGCGCACGCGCCGATACTATTGCCTGAAGATTTAGAACGGCATAACTGTTTTGTCTATCGCTACTTTAGAAAAAAGAATGTCTGGCCCGTTGGACAGGGGGTTGCAGTCAATGGATCGTTAAAAGCCAATAGCACAATATTCATGTTAGATTTGGTCAGGGCGGGTCATGGAATTGGCTTCTTCCCCGATTTTGTCTGTCAAAAAGCGATTGACGATGGGGAAATTGTTTCCATCTTATCAGAGCATAATACAGCGAAATTAACGCTCTATGCGATGTACCCAGCTCGGCACCACGTGCCCACTTCGTTGCGGCACTTTTTAGACTTTTTTGAGCAGTGGTTTAAGAAGAAAAACGACCTAAAATCATCAAATTGA
- a CDS encoding tautomerase family protein → MPYVNIKVTPTPTGITREQKAELIEGVAKVLKDVLGKPESLTTVVIDEVALDNWGSGGKQVQKPV, encoded by the coding sequence ATGCCGTACGTAAATATTAAAGTGACACCAACGCCAACAGGTATCACTAGAGAGCAAAAAGCAGAGCTAATTGAAGGCGTTGCAAAAGTACTAAAAGATGTACTCGGAAAACCAGAAAGCCTAACCACCGTTGTGATTGACGAGGTGGCATTAGATAACTGGGGTTCTGGAGGTAAACAAGTTCAGAAGCCTGTTTAA
- the murI gene encoding glutamate racemase encodes MSNSVLVFDSGSGGLTVAAEIRKKMPNVQLSYVSDGGFFPYGKKPHDLLKQRILNVVSAASELTQPDIIVIACNTASTIALDLLRAKLNVPIVGVVPAIKPAAALTKTGVVMVLGTHTTVNSAYVKQLIADFATGCRVLIEDSEALVLASEQKLISDPFDAQNVTQEMQRIFAQDAACETDVLVLACTHFPLLNDEIKHAIPSHVNVIDSGLAIANRVNTLLKMECKLDEKAKTREVTFYTTGELNSSEVKQRNIELLLDCSLTQRHLSI; translated from the coding sequence ATGAGTAATTCGGTTTTGGTATTTGATTCAGGTTCAGGTGGACTCACGGTCGCAGCCGAAATCAGAAAGAAAATGCCAAACGTACAGCTGAGTTACGTCTCTGACGGTGGTTTTTTTCCTTATGGAAAAAAACCACATGATTTACTCAAACAACGCATTTTAAATGTCGTTTCGGCCGCAAGTGAACTAACCCAACCGGACATCATCGTCATTGCCTGTAATACCGCAAGTACGATTGCGCTTGATTTACTCCGAGCTAAACTCAATGTGCCGATTGTTGGAGTTGTACCGGCGATTAAGCCTGCTGCGGCGCTGACAAAAACAGGCGTAGTGATGGTACTTGGTACACATACCACGGTTAACTCTGCCTATGTAAAACAGCTCATCGCCGACTTTGCGACTGGCTGTAGAGTACTGATTGAAGACTCAGAAGCACTGGTCCTTGCCTCAGAACAAAAGCTCATATCAGATCCCTTTGATGCACAAAATGTAACCCAGGAAATGCAACGAATTTTTGCGCAAGATGCGGCATGTGAAACCGATGTATTAGTGCTTGCCTGTACGCACTTTCCGTTATTGAATGACGAGATCAAACATGCCATCCCAAGTCATGTAAATGTCATTGATTCAGGATTGGCAATTGCCAACCGAGTAAACACATTGCTAAAAATGGAATGTAAACTCGACGAGAAGGCTAAAACCCGAGAGGTGACGTTTTACACTACCGGCGAACTGAACTCGAGTGAGGTCAAACAGCGCAATATTGAATTGCTGCTTGACTGCTCACTGACTCAAAGACATTTATCAATTTGA
- a CDS encoding rhodanese-like domain-containing protein, whose translation MDQIKFYESKLAYEMDAWDLHEAMKAGQDVVVLDVRQTPSFNKKHIDGAVSYPHKNITAENLADFNQNTLYVTYCDGLGCNAATNGALKMAKLGLNVKELIGGLSWWSEHGYPTVLEPSPARAAS comes from the coding sequence GTGGATCAAATCAAATTTTATGAAAGTAAATTAGCGTATGAAATGGATGCGTGGGATTTACACGAAGCGATGAAAGCGGGTCAAGACGTTGTGGTACTTGATGTGAGACAAACTCCGTCTTTCAACAAAAAACACATTGATGGCGCGGTGAGTTATCCGCACAAAAACATCACGGCGGAAAACCTCGCTGACTTTAATCAAAACACCTTATACGTCACGTATTGTGACGGCTTGGGCTGTAACGCGGCAACCAATGGCGCACTCAAAATGGCGAAATTAGGGTTGAATGTGAAAGAGCTCATTGGTGGATTGAGCTGGTGGAGTGAACACGGTTACCCAACGGTGTTAGAACCGTCACCAGCACGAGCTGCTTCTTAA